From one Mycobacterium colombiense CECT 3035 genomic stretch:
- a CDS encoding esterase, with product MRYPIAAALLAAAVMVGWPAAAEPPSCGSLGGSVEAGQMCRLHATGPNYTLNMTFPADYPDGQALTDYVTQNRDGFVAVAQSSGGRDQPYQLEATTEQRFAGQPPHNTRSVVLKFFQDVGGAHSSIWYKAFNYNLGTKQPITFDNLFPPGATPLDAIFPIVQRDLERQTPLGAAILPSTGHDPTHYQNFAITDDQLIFYFAPGEMLPAFGGPLQAQVPRNAIPPLAI from the coding sequence GCTCGCGGCGGCGGTCATGGTGGGCTGGCCGGCCGCGGCCGAGCCACCGTCGTGCGGCAGCCTGGGCGGCAGCGTCGAGGCCGGCCAGATGTGCCGCCTGCACGCCACCGGCCCGAACTACACGCTCAACATGACCTTCCCCGCCGACTATCCGGACGGGCAGGCGCTGACCGACTACGTCACCCAGAACCGCGACGGCTTCGTCGCCGTCGCGCAGAGTTCCGGGGGGCGCGACCAGCCCTACCAGCTCGAGGCCACCACCGAGCAGCGCTTCGCCGGGCAGCCGCCGCACAACACCCGCAGCGTCGTGCTCAAGTTCTTCCAGGACGTCGGGGGAGCGCACTCGTCGATCTGGTACAAGGCGTTCAACTACAACCTGGGGACCAAGCAGCCCATCACCTTCGACAACCTGTTTCCTCCGGGCGCCACGCCGCTGGACGCCATCTTCCCGATCGTGCAGCGCGACCTGGAACGCCAAACCCCTTTGGGCGCCGCGATTCTGCCGTCGACCGGACATGACCCGACGCACTACCAGAACTTCGCCATCACCGACGACCAGCTGATCTTCTACTTCGCCCCGGGCGAGATGCTGCCGGCGTTCGGTGGGCCGTTGCAGGCCCAGGTGCCGCGCAACGCGATCCCGCCGCTGGCGATCTAG